The Candidatus Omnitrophota bacterium DNA window TCGCGGGGTAAATTTTTGACCTTGTCTATCGCGCTCTGAATATCCCTGATTACCTTTTGCTTGTCGGGCTCATCTGGATCCAGTTCTGCCATAATCAGAGAAATATTATTTGTTGAATTTGAGTTTATTTCACTGATGCCGTCAATCTGCCTTAATTCCTTTTCAACCGGAATAGTAATCAACTTTTCAACGTCAGAAGGAGTAGCTCCCGCATATGTCGTGGTAATCGTAACAATATCGAAGGAAACATTAGGAAAAACTTCTTTATTAATTCCAAATAGAACAATTAGTCCGACAATGATAACAAATACGGAGATTAAATTTATAAATAATGACTGATTAACGCTAAACCGCGGTAAGCTCATAGAATCCCCCGGTACTTTTCAAGAATAACGTTTAAGGTCCTGTTAAGATTAACTTCGGCCTTTTTGCAGTCGAGCACACCCGCAACCAACTGTAGTTCTGCGCTTAAACAATCCTGCTGATAGTCAATAAGCCTTTTGGTGCTGGACCTTCCGTACTTAAACCGCTTTTCCTCTTCTTTAAGTTTTTCCTGCTGCAAAGCGGCAGCCTCCCCGAGCTTGCTAAGATTAGTCTGATAGGTAAGATAATCGCGAAACCCGTCACCTATCTCTGTGATAATAAGACGTTCTACGGCTTTTAGCGTAATAATTGCTTTCTCTTTATTATGCGCGGCTTTCTCAAACTCACTTCGGGCCAGGTTATTCTCAATCGGCAGGGAAAATTCTAACCCCGCGAAATACTTAGCATTATTGTCACTGCCTATCTTAGCGGCAGCCTTGCCGAACTTCCTGCTTATCCCGTTTGCAGCCATGCTTGCCACAAGGTCGATCTCCGGCCAGCGTTCATTCTCCCTGGTCTCTAAAACAATGTTTTTTATTTCTACGTTTCTTTTGGCCTGAAGGTAGTCACGCCTTTTTTGAAAAGCCTTGCGCAGGCAATTCTCTAATTCAATTTCTCTCTTTGTATATTCCAAAGTTTCTTCGGGGTAAATTCTATTGGTGGTATCTACGCTCATTAGCAGTTTAATCTTCTCTTCAGCGCGCCTGTATTGATTTTCGGCAAGCAAAACATCCTTTTCCCTGATCAGAATATTTGCCCGAGACGCTAAAAAATCCCCTCTTTCGATCAGTCCTGTATCATAATTTTTAACGTTTGTTTTGTGTAAATATTTGGCCTTTTCTAAAATGCCGCGGTAAATTTCTAAAGACCTTTTATAAAAAGCCCAGTCCCAGTAGGCTGTCTCAACTTCGGCCAACAGCGATTCGATTCTTTCTTTGTTGTCCAAATCTGCGTTTTGAATAGACAGGCTTGTCACTGAAACATTGCGCCTGTCAACATAACCAAAGGCATTCCTGGCTAAAGACTGACGCAGTTCTGCTTCTATCTCGGCTGTATGGGCGGGGTTGTCGGAAACGTATATCGAATTGCTTTCTGTCCTGGTATCAGAAAAAGACACGTTAAGTTCAGTGCCCGTGGGAAGCTTCTTCGAAACATCGGCTGAATAGGTGTTTGTCGCTATTCCCGGGGAGCTAACAATAGACAGCTGCTGCTGTTTATCCTTGGTATACTCTAGATCTATTGACAGGTTGGTATCAAATATTGCCTCAGCAGCGCTCTGGTCTGTCTGGCTGATCAAAAAATCCAGGCGGGCTACCCTCGCCTCAAAGCTGTTGGTAACGGCAAGCTTAAGGCATTCCTCAAGTAAAAGGCCCCTTTGCCCAGCGGCATTTGCCGCTGCTATCTGAGAACAGAAAAATATAACCATCAATACAGCAATATATTTAGTTCTCATCTTTTTTGTTTCCCGTTTTTTCTAAAGCCAGGTATATTTTCCGTAAAATCTCCATATATTTTTCCCGGTCCTGGCTGCTTATCTGGCTGAATACCTTCATCATCATCTCACGCCTCTGGCTTATTATTTTGTTAATAGTATTTTTGCCTTTCTTTGTCGCCTTTACCTTAACTACCCGCCGGTCTTCTTCTCCTCGTATCCGCTCGACCAATCCTAATTTAAGCATCCTATCAACAAGACCGGTTACCGCGCTGGTGGTAATCGCGAGCTCCCCGGCGATTTCACTCATATTACAAGAACCTTTTTCATTTAACATCCCCAAAATGAATATATGCGGCATGCTTATGTTGCCGCGGGCCAACGCACTAGGGCCCTTTTTCAAAAACTGCCGCATTAATTTCGGCATAAGCTCAGCCATCTCTTTATAAAAACTATCCATTTCTTGATTATCTGTTTTTCCCATCTACCCCTCCGAATATTAGTTAATGAGTTTATTAATTAATATCCTTAATAGTTAATACTCTTAAATAATACCCCAAAAAAATAGCTTGTCAAGTGAATCCTTTAATAATGGTCGCTGTCCCTATTTTAATAAAAGACTTTTCACAAACCTCAACAATTCCTTATAGGCAGGCTCTGATTCTTGAATGAACCTTTTGATTTGCCGAAAACGGATATCCAGATATTCGTGAGCCAAAATATTCCTCAACTTGGCAAATGCCGCTAACCTTTCCGCTGAATTTTTATCAAAATTATCAAGAAGAGCTAATTCTTCCATAACTTCGCGATAGGTTTGGGGAATTCGCTTTTTCTCTGAAGCCAGTATAATTTTTGCAATATCAATTGAAGAATTAACAATATTTTCTACCCACCTTTCAACGTTACGTCTGACCGCTGTATTTGCTTCATAAGCACCTTGTTCTAAATTGATAAATTTTGAATAATCATTTAATTCCGTTTCCATAAAATCGGTTATTCTGATCAGTCTATTTTTATCAGCTTCGTTTAATGAAGAGGCGCGTTGTTTTATGGCCCAAAAATCTTTGGTAAACTCCCGAAAGTATTCAGCAGCCGAACTTATCGTCAAAAGAAATCTCAAGTATAAGGCTCTGTCCTTAATAACTATTGGAACTCCGCCCTGAATAACTGAAAAAGCCAAACTGGCCGGCGCGCGGTTCAAAACTATCAAGTCGGTTTTCAGTCCCGCGAGTTTCTCGACATCTCCCCATATTTTATCTTCCTGAGGATAAAATCGTTCCTCTTCCCACTCAATGGCTTTTGTTTCCGGTTCAAAATAAATCGCGATATCAAAGTCCGATTCAGAAATTGCCGTATTTTTAGCATAAGAGCCGAATAAAAACGCCATTGTAACATCCGGCCTTTGCAAAAAATAACTTTTTAGCAGCTTAACCTTTTCGTTTGCATTAATCATATATTGATAATTATATCCCGCCGGCCTGAAATCTGCAAGAACTTTCTCTCTTGCCCCCTCCCGAAACTTCAGGACGAAGCGGCGACGTCTGCGGAAATCTGCGTTTTATTTAAAAAAATTCCGGGAACGTAATACTCAACCAAGTATTGCGTGCCCGGATGTTATTTTGTTTTACTATTTAATTTATTCAAAAATTCACGAATATTATAGGGTCAGCGTCAGGAATGTTTCCAATTCCGCCAAGAGCCGCTCTCATCATTTCAAGTAAAAAAACTAACTTTTGTGCTGATTAACCCGGAGTTTTAAACCCATAGGGCATGCTTAAGCATGCCCTATGGGTTGTGGATAACTTTAAAAAATAATCAACTTTTCTTATATGGAAATATTCTTTTGGAGCCATAATTTAAAAAAGGGATCGCCTATATAATACCTTGTCCCGTCTTTATGCACTATATTATCTTTGACCAAGGATTTTAAAGATGCCTGGACTACGGATAAACCTTTCCTCGAGGTCATTTTCACAAACGCCCAACCGCTGCATTTTCTTCTTCAAGGCCTTTTGTTTAGCCTTGGTTATATTAAACTGCATAATGGCTAATGTGATCCCTTTGGCTTAAACGGAGTAATCGTAATAATCTTTCCCTGACTAATCATATCTTCTATTTTCCTCCTAAGCCAGCGCTTAAACCAATTCCGCGTTAAGGGAAGCAAGCCCATAAAGCCGATTATGTCGGTAATAAACCCCGGGGTTAAAAGCAGTATGCCGCTGCATAAGATTAAAACACCATCAAATAACTTATCCGCCGGCATAATCCCCTGGTTTACGTCCTCCTGGATCCTGTGCAGGATAAGAAGCCCCTGCATCTTCGCCAGATACGCCCCGGCAACCCCCGTAAAGATAACTATCCCGATCGTATAACCCGCGCCGATATACTGCCCAACCTTGATCAAAAGCGCCAGTTCTATAACCGGAATCAGGGTAAATAGTAAAATCAGGTATCCTAGCATATTGTACCGTTTGCGTTTTTTTGCATCAAAGTGTCCCCCTCTTTAAGATTAAAGTTGTCTCCCTTAGTATGCAACAAGATTTTTCTTTCTCAGCCAATACTTTAGCCAGCCAATCCTTTGCAAGCCAGGATTGGATACTCTTTGAGCCTTTTCCAGCATCTCTACCGCCAATTCCTTGTATTTATCGCGTCGAAAGTCTAATGGCGATGCCTTTAGATAAAGCTCGCCATAAGAACGGGACAGTTTGCAGTAAGCGTAACAATTATCCGGCCGCAACTGAACGGCTCTTTTAAGTTCCTCGATAGCCCCCGGGTAATCCTCAGTACAATAATAAAGATACCCCAAAAAATTATGGCCGAATACATCCCGCGGTTCTCTTTTTACATATTCTTTTAATTCGTTAATCGCCTGGTTATACTGATAAAAAGCATCAACATGCTCAATTGCCAAATATTTAAAAGGAAACGGGCTTTTAAGATTAAGCTGCTTTGCCTTTTTTAAGATAGGGATAGTTTTTGGCCCCATTGAGGCTATTGTATACAACCTCCCCAGTTTCATAGCAGCATTGAAATCATCGGGATTATCTCTATACGCCTTTCCTGCTCTTTTAATCTCCTTGGCCAATGCTTCATCTTTCTCTATTCTATAAACATCCTCTCCTTCCAAAGGTATATCCTGGCCCATCCAGTAAGGGCAACAGGATAAAAGACCAGCATAAGGATAATTCGCTCTTTCCATCCCCCAATAAGGACTTTGCCCCATCCTTATATATTTTCTCATATGGGCTACATCATATTTCCATCCTTCTTGAGTTCTGCAAAATAAAAATGGCGCATTATCCCAACCATTTTTATTGCCAAAAAAGATCACTGCATAATTCTCATTTTTAATAACTTGATA harbors:
- a CDS encoding TolC family protein, with translation MRTKYIAVLMVIFFCSQIAAANAAGQRGLLLEECLKLAVTNSFEARVARLDFLISQTDQSAAEAIFDTNLSIDLEYTKDKQQQLSIVSSPGIATNTYSADVSKKLPTGTELNVSFSDTRTESNSIYVSDNPAHTAEIEAELRQSLARNAFGYVDRRNVSVTSLSIQNADLDNKERIESLLAEVETAYWDWAFYKRSLEIYRGILEKAKYLHKTNVKNYDTGLIERGDFLASRANILIREKDVLLAENQYRRAEEKIKLLMSVDTTNRIYPEETLEYTKREIELENCLRKAFQKRRDYLQAKRNVEIKNIVLETRENERWPEIDLVASMAANGISRKFGKAAAKIGSDNNAKYFAGLEFSLPIENNLARSEFEKAAHNKEKAIITLKAVERLIITEIGDGFRDYLTYQTNLSKLGEAAALQQEKLKEEEKRFKYGRSSTKRLIDYQQDCLSAELQLVAGVLDCKKAEVNLNRTLNVILEKYRGIL
- a CDS encoding MarR family transcriptional regulator, translating into MGKTDNQEMDSFYKEMAELMPKLMRQFLKKGPSALARGNISMPHIFILGMLNEKGSCNMSEIAGELAITTSAVTGLVDRMLKLGLVERIRGEEDRRVVKVKATKKGKNTINKIISQRREMMMKVFSQISSQDREKYMEILRKIYLALEKTGNKKDEN
- a CDS encoding HepT-like ribonuclease domain-containing protein, with the protein product MINANEKVKLLKSYFLQRPDVTMAFLFGSYAKNTAISESDFDIAIYFEPETKAIEWEEERFYPQEDKIWGDVEKLAGLKTDLIVLNRAPASLAFSVIQGGVPIVIKDRALYLRFLLTISSAAEYFREFTKDFWAIKQRASSLNEADKNRLIRITDFMETELNDYSKFINLEQGAYEANTAVRRNVERWVENIVNSSIDIAKIILASEKKRIPQTYREVMEELALLDNFDKNSAERLAAFAKLRNILAHEYLDIRFRQIKRFIQESEPAYKELLRFVKSLLLK
- a CDS encoding FxsA family protein, with translation MLGYLILLFTLIPVIELALLIKVGQYIGAGYTIGIVIFTGVAGAYLAKMQGLLILHRIQEDVNQGIMPADKLFDGVLILCSGILLLTPGFITDIIGFMGLLPLTRNWFKRWLRRKIEDMISQGKIITITPFKPKGSH
- a CDS encoding TPM domain-containing protein, encoding MKILFLFAAIAILFSGGCGRFNQDEFNLEEILKFRPSGEKYLFDYGDILEDVNEYTNQYLKGIRERYSIEVMIVSVPSLEGENTVEELAVKLLNNWGVGRGYGGRAVLLLFANKEKQVKLEVSYELEDVFTDAFCGYIEELQLKPYFLSGRIGTGLLAVMEEIENRAQIKHQGDYTSSYITQLDGDLLSGGAGAKKDLLKFEKEEVKDIGSKYPAGKTPDEAWQTLIQSWREKVRDPNLGIYTEITKLYFKDYQNLPDSNYDKNVRNYADKPYQVIKNENYAVIFFGNKNGWDNAPFLFCRTQEGWKYDVAHMRKYIRMGQSPYWGMERANYPYAGLLSCCPYWMGQDIPLEGEDVYRIEKDEALAKEIKRAGKAYRDNPDDFNAAMKLGRLYTIASMGPKTIPILKKAKQLNLKSPFPFKYLAIEHVDAFYQYNQAINELKEYVKREPRDVFGHNFLGYLYYCTEDYPGAIEELKRAVQLRPDNCYAYCKLSRSYGELYLKASPLDFRRDKYKELAVEMLEKAQRVSNPGLQRIGWLKYWLRKKNLVAY